A segment of the Phocoena sinus isolate mPhoSin1 chromosome 11, mPhoSin1.pri, whole genome shotgun sequence genome:
gaacccagggaaggaaggtcctggaggctggagtctgttccctataaacaagaaacgggggacagAAAAGCTTCTgtacccaggagccccacagggtcctgcttggtccCAGGGGCAGTGAATGTCATTACGTGGACTGGTGGGCAGCTGAAATCCGATGAGAGGGGCCTCGCTGTGAGACCTGTGGCAGGTGCACAGAGCTGGGGCCCTGAGCAGCAGCGGAGCTACCCAGTACCCCTCACCTTGATAATGTTCCTAAGTCCCAACCCCAGCTTCAGGCAAGGTGGAAAGTGTCAGAGCATAGCCAGGTGTCCCATGGGGCTTATGAGAGCCTGGAGGAGGCATGGCTCAGAGCAACTGGTAGGCTGCAGGCGGTGGTATAATCCAGGACCCATAGGGTACTTACCCCAcccatgtgaccctgggcaagtgacttttctctgagcctcagtttgacCTAATGCTGCATTGAGCTAAGAGTACCATTTCAGGGTGTTTCCTGATCATCCTCATTATACTTATACCTCCTTCCTCTAGACCTCCTGCCTCCTGAGGTCTGCAGTCTCCTGAACCCAGCGGCCATCTATGCCAACAACGAGATCAGCCTGCGTGATGTCGAGGTCTACGGCTTCGACTATGACTACACCCTGGCCCAGTATGCGGACACGCTGCACCCAGAGATCTTCACTGCCGCCCGTGACATCCTGATTGAGCACTACAAGGTGAGGCCAGACAGGTAGGGGTCCCAGGCCGGATCATGGGGCGCCCCTGGATGGGTGGCTGAATTCATCCCCTGAGGCAGCTGCCCAGCCAGCAGGTCTGTCAGTACTGCTGGCTCAGGCCTGACCTGATTTCCCCTGACAGTACCCGGAGGGGATTCGAAAGTATGACTACAACCCCAGCTTTGCTATCCGTGGCCTCCACTATGATATTCAGAAGGTGAGTGGCTAGACCACTGACTCCCTGGCCCCTCCTGACTGGATGTATATCAGAACTACTTCCTTAGCCGCCCGTCTCCTATGCGGGCGGGGGTGGTGCTCATCTTTCTACTCCCTTGGCCTCAAAGCTGTAGCTTCCTCTTGGCGTGCACATGATACCCTTGGTACCATCCAACTGGGGCTTCGGCATGGGGGCTAGCAAAGGCTGGCTCAGAGCTAATGGCAAACTCCTTCATTGCCCATCTTACTCCCTTGGTGCCCTCAGAGTCTTCTGATGAAGATTGATGCCTTCCATTATGTGCAACTGGGGACAGCCTACAGGTCAGTGCTAACCTTGCCctgaccccaccccagcctgctgCTCCAGGTCCACACTGTCCTGCATCACCCCACGGTCCCCCACCCTAcaccgtggcccgggttcaggaCCACTTTGGACTGGTGATCTCTGCATCCACCCAGGGGCCTTCAGCCGGTACCAGACGAAGAGGTGATCGACCTATATGGGGGCACCCAGCACATCCCACTGTACCAGATGAGTGGCTTCTATGGCAAGGTACTCGCTCCGTCTGCCACTGCCCAGGGCAGCCGGCTCCATGACCTCACAGCGGGTGCTGGCTCCCTGGGAGGCAGTGCCCACACCCTGGTGCGCCAGCCCTGACCCGCAGGCTGTGTTCCTCCACCAGTGTCCCAAGACATATTTGGAGCTCTTGGGTCTCCGGAGCTGGGGCTTGCTGAGTCAGTGGTCCTTCCTCAGGGTCCTTCCATCAAGCAGTTCATGGACATCTTCTCGCTGCCAGAGATGGCACTGCTCTCCTGCGTGGTGGACCACTTCCTGGGCCATGGCCTGGAGTTTGACCAAGCACACCTCTATAAGGATGTGACGGTGAGGGCGCTAGGCCTGCCTCCCAGTGTGGCAGGGAAGGTGAAGTCCAGCCACAGCAGGGCAGGTCCTCCTGGGCTCCACTGTGGCCTCACTGTCCCTCCACTGCCCCCAGGACGCCATTCGAGATGTGCACGTGAAGGGCCTTATGTACCAGTGGATCGAGCGGGACATGGGTAAGGGGGGATGGTTGCCCTGCTGCGGCCTGCCTGGGCAGGGTGCAGGGCTGGCCCTCACAAGCTCCCATCTCCCCCCATTAGAGAAGTACATCCTGCGAGGGGATGAGACATTCGCCGTCCTGAGCCGCCTGGTGGCGCACGGGAAACAGCTGTTCCTCATCACCAACAGTCCTTTCAGCTTCGTGTGAGCACCCCCATGTCCCCCAACCcgtgggaggagggagcagggcaggggcctGAGTTGGGGTGGGCAGGCCTGGAGCTTCCCTCAGACACCTGCCACCTGTCCCACCAGGGACAAGGGGATGCGGCACATGGTGGGTGCCGACTGGCGCCAACTCTTCGACGTGGTCATCGTCCAGGCAGACAAGCCCAGCTTCTTCACCGACCGGCGCAAGTATGGGCCTGGCAGGGGCGATGGGCCCAGGGAGCGGGGACTGGCCTCTGCTTGCCGCCCTGtgtgcctggggtgggggcaccCCCTTGCTGATGGGCAGGTGAGCAGGTGGGTCTTTGCAGAGTGGGAGGTGTCCAGCCTGTGGTCCTGCCACAGACTGGAAATCAGGCCCTTTAACCCCACCCTAGGCCTTTCAACCCACCCTAGGCCTTTCAGAAAACTTGATGAGAAGGGCTCACTGCATTGGGACCGTATCACCCGCCTGGAAAAGGGCAAGATCTATCGGCAGGTGAGAGCCATCTAGGTGGGAGTTGTACCTGGTAgggaccccagggcccagccacgGCCCCAGGCTGTGGCGGGGCTGCCGCATGGCCTCTTGGGCCCTGACCAGCCACCACGCCTCTGTTGTGGCTCTGTCCCCTCACAGGAAGTGGCTCCCAGGGCTTGGCCCAATTGCTTGGCCTCTCTGTGCTGTgctttcctcgtctgtaaaagaGGTATAATACTCTACTTGAGTGGTGGTGTGAAGCTCTTAGGTTGGGGCATTCGCCAAGTGCCCAATAAATGGCCCCGCTTTTGCCTCGGGCTGAGCACTCTGCTGCAGCCAGATGAGCCTGGTTGGGGCCCCTGAGTTGGGCTGGTGGGGGCAGTGCACAGGCCTCGGAGGAGACCCCTTTTCTGGCTGGCTAGGAGGGTGAGAAGGGCCTTGTGCTTGGTGGGGAAGTGTCAGGTGGCTGTGAGCAGGAGGTGATTAAGGCACTTGGCTCTGGGTGGAATGCGGAAATCCTGGCTGAGCTGGGCTTCTTGGAGATGGAGGTTCCagaagctgggggcagggaagaagCCAGCAGTTGGGCCAGTGACAGCCACAGGGAGCAGCCTCGGGCGCCCAGTGCCAAGGTCCCAGCCCTTCACCCCTGCCGACTGCTCGGCCTTCCACCCTGCTGGCCCCCAACTGTCGGTGGCCCCCTTGGGCACCAGCTTTACCCCTCGGCTCTGAGGCTGAAGCTCCCTGTTGTCTTGGCATCCTGGCTGAGCCTGAGGAGGGTCACGCATCTTTGTGGGGAacactgatttttcttctctggcaGGCTTTAGACTTCTGTATGCCtgatgttctgaaatttcactgtGTGCGTGGTTCTCGTCGTCTTGGCACGTCCTCAGTGCCCCGCCCGCTCGTGCTTCCCTCCTGCTCCTCACCTTCTCCGCTTGAGCTTATTTCAACCATTAAGCCCTTCACAGCTACCTGTTTCCCCCATGGCTGTCACCTCCCCAGGCCTCTCACGCCCGCAGACTGCCTCTAGTAACTCCTTTTTGCTGGGTGTAT
Coding sequences within it:
- the NT5DC2 gene encoding 5'-nucleotidase domain-containing protein 2 isoform X4 translates to MAGVGLRAAARRCLPRRDHGGPRAASSSPSCPGCGPPGPGAHCPGAPRSAPAGGAEPSAHLWARYQDMRRLVHDLLPPEVCSLLNPAAIYANNEISLRDVEVYGFDYDYTLAQYADTLHPEIFTAARDILIEHYKSLLMKIDAFHYVQLGTAYRGLQPVPDEEVIDLYGGTQHIPLYQMSGFYGKGPSIKQFMDIFSLPEMALLSCVVDHFLGHGLEFDQAHLYKDVTDAIRDVHVKGLMYQWIERDMEKYILRGDETFAVLSRLVAHGKQLFLITNSPFSFVDKGMRHMVGADWRQLFDVVIVQADKPSFFTDRRKPFRKLDEKGSLHWDRITRLEKGKIYRQGNLFDFLRLTEWRGPRVLYFGDHLYSDLADLMLRHGWRTGAIIPELEREIRIINTEQYMHSLTWQQALTGLLERMQTYQDAESRQVLAAWMKERQELRCITKALFNAQFGSIFRTFHNPTYFSRRLVRFSDLYMASLSCLLNYRVDFTFYPRRTPLQHEAPLWMDQLCTGCMKTPFLGDMAHIR
- the NT5DC2 gene encoding 5'-nucleotidase domain-containing protein 2 isoform X5; the protein is MKIDAFHYVQLGTAYRGLQPVPDEEVIDLYGGTQHIPLYQMSGFYGKGPSIKQFMDIFSLPEMALLSCVVDHFLGHGLEFDQAHLYKDVTDAIRDVHVKGLMYQWIERDMEKYILRGDETFAVLSRLVAHGKQLFLITNSPFSFVDKGMRHMVGADWRQLFDVVIVQADKPSFFTDRRKYGPGRGDGPRERGLASACRPVCLGWGHPLADGQAFQPTLGLSENLMRRAHCIGTVSPAWKRARSIGRKWLPGLGPIAWPLCAVLSSSVKEGNLFDFLRLTEWRGPRVLYFGDHLYSDLADLMLRHGWRTGAIIPELEREIRIINTEQYMHSLTWQQALTGLLERMQTYQDAESRQVLAAWMKERQELRCITKALFNAQFGSIFRTFHNPTYFSRRLVRFSDLYMASLSCLLNYRVDFTFYPRRTPLQHEAPLWMDQLCTGCMKTPFLGDMAHIR
- the NT5DC2 gene encoding 5'-nucleotidase domain-containing protein 2 isoform X1, with product MAGVGLRAAARRCLPRRDHGGPRAASSSPSCPGCGPPGPGAHCPGAPRSAPAGGAEPSAHLWARYQDMRRLVHDLLPPEVCSLLNPAAIYANNEISLRDVEVYGFDYDYTLAQYADTLHPEIFTAARDILIEHYKYPEGIRKYDYNPSFAIRGLHYDIQKSLLMKIDAFHYVQLGTAYRGLQPVPDEEVIDLYGGTQHIPLYQMSGFYGKGPSIKQFMDIFSLPEMALLSCVVDHFLGHGLEFDQAHLYKDVTDAIRDVHVKGLMYQWIERDMEKYILRGDETFAVLSRLVAHGKQLFLITNSPFSFVDKGMRHMVGADWRQLFDVVIVQADKPSFFTDRRKYGPGRGDGPRERGLASACRPVCLGWGHPLADGQAFQPTLGLSENLMRRAHCIGTVSPAWKRARSIGRKWLPGLGPIAWPLCAVLSSSVKEGNLFDFLRLTEWRGPRVLYFGDHLYSDLADLMLRHGWRTGAIIPELEREIRIINTEQYMHSLTWQQALTGLLERMQTYQDAESRQVLAAWMKERQELRCITKALFNAQFGSIFRTFHNPTYFSRRLVRFSDLYMASLSCLLNYRVDFTFYPRRTPLQHEAPLWMDQLCTGCMKTPFLGDMAHIR
- the NT5DC2 gene encoding 5'-nucleotidase domain-containing protein 2 isoform X3 yields the protein MAGVGLRAAARRCLPRRDHGGPRAASSSPSCPGCGPPGPGAHCPGAPRSAPAGGAEPSAHLWARYQDMRRLVHDLLPPEVCSLLNPAAIYANNEISLRDVEVYGFDYDYTLAQYADTLHPEIFTAARDILIEHYKYPEGIRKYDYNPSFAIRGLHYDIQKSLLMKIDAFHYVQLGTAYRGLQPVPDEEVIDLYGGTQHIPLYQMSGFYGKGPSIKQFMDIFSLPEMALLSCVVDHFLGHGLEFDQAHLYKDVTDAIRDVHVKGLMYQWIERDMEKYILRGDETFAVLSRLVAHGKQLFLITNSPFSFVDKGMRHMVGADWRQLFDVVIVQADKPSFFTDRRKPFRKLDEKGSLHWDRITRLEKGKIYRQGNLFDFLRLTEWRGPRVLYFGDHLYSDLADLMLRHGWRTGAIIPELEREIRIINTEQYMHSLTWQQALTGLLERMQTYQDAESRQVLAAWMKERQELRCITKALFNAQFGSIFRTFHNPTYFSRRLVRFSDLYMASLSCLLNYRVDFTFYPRRTPLQHEAPLWMDQLCTGCMKTPFLGDMAHIR
- the NT5DC2 gene encoding 5'-nucleotidase domain-containing protein 2 isoform X2 → MAGVGLRAAARRCLPRRDHGGPRAASSSPSCPGCGPPGPGAHCPGAPRSAPAGGAEPSAHLWARYQDMRRLVHDLLPPEVCSLLNPAAIYANNEISLRDVEVYGFDYDYTLAQYADTLHPEIFTAARDILIEHYKSLLMKIDAFHYVQLGTAYRGLQPVPDEEVIDLYGGTQHIPLYQMSGFYGKGPSIKQFMDIFSLPEMALLSCVVDHFLGHGLEFDQAHLYKDVTDAIRDVHVKGLMYQWIERDMEKYILRGDETFAVLSRLVAHGKQLFLITNSPFSFVDKGMRHMVGADWRQLFDVVIVQADKPSFFTDRRKYGPGRGDGPRERGLASACRPVCLGWGHPLADGQAFQPTLGLSENLMRRAHCIGTVSPAWKRARSIGRKWLPGLGPIAWPLCAVLSSSVKEGNLFDFLRLTEWRGPRVLYFGDHLYSDLADLMLRHGWRTGAIIPELEREIRIINTEQYMHSLTWQQALTGLLERMQTYQDAESRQVLAAWMKERQELRCITKALFNAQFGSIFRTFHNPTYFSRRLVRFSDLYMASLSCLLNYRVDFTFYPRRTPLQHEAPLWMDQLCTGCMKTPFLGDMAHIR